From Oceaniferula marina, a single genomic window includes:
- a CDS encoding MATE family efflux transporter yields the protein MGYQKRVNRGEGKAATGQGPAFGSFWVEARATILLALPLIAGQVGQMLMGVADTVMIGRVGVVPLAASTFANTLLMVPFLFGVGLLTSVSIRVAQGRGAKQHDDVKHALRHGTWLAAGYGLLVVVLILATIPFLDRFGQPGQVVEEVPRYLLLAAISLVPAMISMGWKNYGDALNRPWVPFGILLSGVALNVLLNWIFIYGNLGSPALGLEGAGWATLLARTAVVGALYLWLMRSPAVVEWAPKRWWGRWKQGEFSTLLKLGVPIGLQLLAEVGSFAAASLMMGSLGVIALAAHQVALTCASVSFMVPLGVAMAITVRMGEASAGTSGWERRVRLRRILLGGWAYGLLFTGVSMTVFILFGRWLAGQIVMEPEVIELATGLLVIAGVFQMVDGSQVISSSALRGMGDVVVPAWLGIFAYWGVAVPLSAYLAFGAGLGAHGIWWGLAFGLGTAALLLGARVWRTTGRTMES from the coding sequence ATGGGGTATCAGAAGAGGGTGAACAGAGGGGAAGGTAAGGCAGCGACTGGACAAGGTCCGGCTTTTGGCTCGTTTTGGGTAGAGGCCAGAGCGACCATTTTGTTAGCCTTGCCCTTGATTGCCGGGCAAGTGGGGCAAATGTTGATGGGGGTGGCCGACACGGTGATGATTGGTCGTGTTGGTGTGGTGCCCTTGGCCGCCTCGACCTTTGCCAACACTTTACTGATGGTTCCTTTTCTCTTTGGTGTCGGCTTGCTCACTTCGGTGTCGATCCGGGTAGCCCAGGGGCGTGGAGCGAAGCAGCATGATGACGTTAAACATGCCTTGCGGCATGGCACGTGGCTGGCTGCTGGTTATGGCTTGCTGGTGGTGGTCTTGATCCTCGCAACCATACCTTTTCTCGATCGTTTTGGCCAACCCGGCCAGGTGGTTGAGGAGGTTCCCCGGTACTTGCTGTTGGCTGCGATCTCATTGGTGCCCGCCATGATATCGATGGGGTGGAAAAACTACGGGGATGCCTTGAACCGGCCCTGGGTGCCATTTGGGATTTTACTGTCCGGAGTTGCCTTGAATGTGCTACTCAACTGGATTTTTATTTATGGAAATCTAGGTTCTCCCGCGCTTGGCCTTGAAGGTGCGGGCTGGGCGACCTTGCTTGCCAGAACGGCGGTGGTTGGGGCTCTCTACCTATGGTTGATGCGATCGCCGGCGGTGGTGGAATGGGCTCCCAAACGATGGTGGGGACGGTGGAAACAAGGGGAGTTCTCGACCTTGTTGAAACTGGGGGTTCCCATCGGTTTGCAGTTGTTAGCCGAGGTGGGGTCGTTTGCTGCGGCTTCCTTGATGATGGGAAGTTTGGGGGTGATTGCCCTGGCTGCTCACCAGGTCGCGCTGACCTGTGCCTCGGTGTCGTTTATGGTGCCTTTGGGGGTGGCCATGGCGATCACGGTTCGCATGGGTGAGGCCTCTGCCGGAACCTCGGGATGGGAACGGCGTGTTCGCCTGCGTCGTATTTTGTTAGGAGGTTGGGCGTATGGTTTGCTTTTCACCGGGGTGTCGATGACGGTCTTTATCTTGTTTGGTCGCTGGTTGGCCGGGCAGATTGTGATGGAGCCTGAGGTGATTGAGCTGGCCACCGGCTTATTGGTGATTGCCGGGGTGTTTCAGATGGTTGATGGGTCCCAGGTGATTTCCTCATCTGCTTTACGGGGCATGGGGGATGTGGTGGTTCCCGCCTGGTTGGGGATCTTTGCCTATTGGGGGGTAGCGGTCCCCTTGAGTGCTTATCTGGCATTTGGAGCGGGACTGGGTGCCCACGGTATTTGGTGGGGGCTGGCATTCGGTCTGGGAACCGCGGCCCTGCTATTGGGCGCGCGGGTCTGGCGGACGACGGGACGGACCATGGAAAGTTGA
- a CDS encoding sulfatase family protein, which produces MISQTLKNRVIKAAFLLIACCVLSVDAREALDRPNVIIFFVDDSGYGDYEHNGNPVIATPNITKLAQEGVNFTQFYVSTAACSASRYALLTGRYPGRSGLGSWVIGPGSKRHIHTKEVTIAEALKDRGYATGMFGKWHLGSPNKANGMSQDTLPLAHGFDQWVGTNVSHDYGNAMLLQSDPQGDAPVKGYRTLAKNLPSDIKASESLTGRYTDAAVSFIKQNKDKPFFAYIAHNQPHLGLFASDKFKGVSKRGLLGDVMAELDDSVGRVLKALEDEGIRKNTLVIYSSDNGPWVMFRNAKKTKYGEARMHVGYAWPFRDGKGSTWEGGHRIPGIFSWPGVIDAHSVVREPASTMDVFPTLMKLSGAAVPDDRSIDGRDISPYLLGTKREVEPFEFLYSYSDNKPSAIRMGPWKLHIRTGSQTGNQYGFKASEKTPLLFNVEEDLHERFDRAGEQPERVQLMKKRLLEKEKQLIDEASYWGAVRPRKK; this is translated from the coding sequence ATGATTTCTCAGACATTGAAGAACAGGGTTATCAAAGCGGCTTTTCTACTGATCGCGTGTTGCGTGTTGTCCGTGGATGCTCGTGAGGCCTTGGACAGGCCGAATGTGATTATCTTTTTTGTCGATGACAGCGGCTATGGAGACTACGAGCACAATGGAAACCCGGTGATTGCAACGCCGAATATTACCAAACTCGCCCAGGAGGGAGTCAACTTTACCCAGTTTTATGTCAGTACGGCCGCTTGTTCGGCATCGCGATATGCCTTGTTGACCGGCCGTTACCCCGGACGCTCCGGTTTGGGTAGTTGGGTGATCGGGCCAGGGTCGAAACGTCACATTCATACCAAGGAAGTCACCATTGCCGAGGCTCTGAAGGACCGGGGCTATGCCACCGGGATGTTTGGCAAGTGGCATCTGGGTTCACCGAACAAGGCGAATGGGATGTCGCAGGATACCTTGCCGCTTGCGCATGGATTTGACCAATGGGTGGGAACCAATGTGTCACACGACTATGGTAATGCCATGCTACTGCAGAGTGACCCTCAGGGGGATGCTCCGGTCAAAGGATACCGCACGCTGGCGAAAAACCTGCCGTCGGATATCAAGGCGTCGGAGTCACTCACCGGTCGCTACACGGATGCGGCAGTTTCTTTTATCAAGCAAAACAAGGACAAACCGTTTTTTGCGTATATTGCGCACAACCAGCCCCACTTGGGTTTGTTTGCCAGTGATAAATTCAAAGGGGTGTCCAAACGTGGTTTGTTAGGCGATGTGATGGCTGAATTGGATGATTCGGTTGGGCGGGTTCTGAAGGCTCTGGAAGACGAGGGGATTCGGAAAAACACGCTGGTGATTTATTCTTCTGATAATGGCCCTTGGGTGATGTTCAGGAATGCCAAGAAGACGAAGTATGGAGAGGCCCGGATGCACGTCGGCTATGCCTGGCCGTTTCGCGATGGCAAGGGATCCACGTGGGAAGGGGGACACCGGATTCCGGGGATTTTTTCCTGGCCCGGAGTGATTGACGCCCACTCGGTGGTGCGCGAACCTGCGAGCACCATGGATGTGTTCCCAACCTTGATGAAACTGAGCGGGGCTGCCGTGCCGGATGACCGTAGTATCGATGGCCGGGATATCAGCCCTTACCTCCTTGGCACGAAACGAGAGGTGGAGCCGTTTGAATTTTTGTATTCGTATTCAGACAATAAGCCATCCGCTATTCGGATGGGACCATGGAAACTGCATATCCGGACGGGGTCCCAAACGGGCAATCAGTATGGGTTCAAGGCGAGTGAAAAAACACCGTTGTTGTTTAATGTCGAAGAGGATCTTCATGAGCGGTTTGATCGGGCCGGAGAGCAACCGGAGCGGGTTCAGTTGATGAAAAAGCGCTTGTTGGAAAAAGAAAAGCAGCTCATAGACGAGGCCAGCTACTGGGGGGCAGTCCGCCCACGGAAAAAGTAG
- a CDS encoding alpha/beta hydrolase: protein MKRRFFKPLLIGLCLVFLSAISFTAYLGRQLASPERRELQDYHQQWIQQQAQHSIHIQDGLLVNEQIPYLLVTPSTNAPLSERARIIREQVQQHEITLPAIGEVTGTVVLLHGRNGRKEDLLPVAERFCALGLRCLIPDLPAHGESPVETVQFGLAELEQDLPRELLIECAKHHQFNPEPSALWGISMGGCFATRSAANNKQPQWQSLVIVSSFDRLDTVIKHQSHSSILNDWVSYFSELSNGADPAKVTPAVWAQSVSIPVLVAHGSDDALIPMSSGRKLYDSFPSNDKKWIEVPGGDHDNVLITPMPLYAEMGVWILKHLSPPQQEPEASSAP, encoded by the coding sequence ATGAAACGGCGATTTTTCAAACCCCTCCTCATCGGACTTTGCCTTGTGTTCCTCTCGGCCATCTCATTCACGGCCTACCTCGGTAGGCAACTTGCGAGCCCGGAAAGGAGGGAACTCCAAGACTACCACCAGCAGTGGATCCAACAACAGGCTCAACACAGCATTCATATTCAGGACGGTTTACTCGTCAACGAACAGATCCCCTACCTCCTGGTCACCCCCTCCACCAATGCTCCACTCTCAGAACGAGCCCGCATCATTCGGGAACAAGTTCAACAACACGAGATCACCCTCCCTGCCATAGGTGAAGTGACTGGCACCGTCGTCCTGCTCCATGGACGCAACGGCAGGAAAGAAGACCTCCTTCCAGTGGCCGAACGCTTTTGCGCCCTCGGACTGAGGTGCCTCATCCCGGATCTACCAGCCCACGGTGAAAGCCCGGTGGAAACCGTCCAATTCGGACTCGCCGAACTTGAACAAGACCTGCCACGCGAACTCCTCATCGAATGCGCCAAGCATCACCAATTCAACCCCGAACCCAGTGCCCTCTGGGGAATTTCCATGGGGGGATGTTTTGCCACACGCTCCGCCGCCAATAACAAACAACCCCAGTGGCAGTCGTTAGTCATTGTCAGCTCCTTCGATCGACTCGACACCGTGATCAAACACCAAAGTCACTCATCGATCCTGAACGACTGGGTCTCTTACTTCAGCGAACTAAGCAACGGGGCGGACCCAGCCAAAGTCACACCGGCCGTCTGGGCCCAATCGGTATCCATCCCCGTTCTGGTTGCCCACGGAAGCGACGATGCTCTGATTCCCATGTCATCCGGCCGCAAACTTTACGATAGTTTCCCATCCAACGATAAAAAATGGATCGAAGTTCCGGGTGGAGATCACGACAATGTGCTCATCACTCCGATGCCCCTCTACGCAGAAATGGGAGTCTGGATCCTTAAGCATCTCTCGCCCCCCCAGCAAGAACCTGAAGCATCCTCCGCTCCGTGA
- a CDS encoding endonuclease/exonuclease/phosphatase family protein: MITAIHRLCAWGSNAVSVLVVLVVSMVPGLVQAETKESGGLQLLSFNVRYQTDADGGTRHWKKRFPLAVELVHRMSPDVMGVQEALSGQLDDLQKKLPDYAVFGVGRDDGKRRGEHVSVFYRKDRFRIDKEDCGHFWLSDTPQDPGSRSWGNGITRMCTWLRLVDQRSGRGLYVFNTHWDHRHQGSREQAARLIARRMASRKSPQDPVVLMGDFNVVEKNPAIRYLLGESVPLDGGRGPEKWASPLVDVFQQLHPDCKNRRTYHGWAGQREGMAKIDHVFVSRELKPLAAEICYDEREGVYPSDHYPVSVRVAWP, encoded by the coding sequence ATGATTACGGCTATTCATCGATTGTGTGCATGGGGGAGTAACGCAGTGAGTGTGTTGGTTGTTTTGGTGGTTTCTATGGTGCCTGGTCTGGTTCAGGCGGAAACAAAAGAGTCGGGTGGGCTGCAATTGCTTTCTTTCAACGTGCGGTATCAGACCGATGCTGATGGTGGAACTCGGCATTGGAAGAAGCGCTTCCCTTTGGCTGTCGAGCTTGTTCACCGGATGTCCCCGGATGTGATGGGGGTGCAGGAGGCGCTTTCCGGCCAGTTGGATGATTTGCAAAAGAAGCTGCCCGATTATGCCGTGTTCGGTGTTGGGCGTGACGACGGAAAACGGAGAGGTGAACACGTGTCTGTGTTTTACCGCAAAGACCGCTTCCGGATTGATAAGGAAGATTGTGGCCACTTTTGGTTGTCTGACACCCCGCAAGACCCGGGCTCCCGGTCGTGGGGGAATGGCATCACACGGATGTGTACTTGGCTGCGATTGGTTGATCAGCGTTCGGGACGAGGGCTGTATGTGTTTAATACGCATTGGGACCATCGGCATCAAGGATCACGGGAGCAGGCGGCCAGATTGATTGCCCGGAGGATGGCATCCCGGAAGTCCCCACAGGATCCGGTGGTGCTGATGGGGGATTTTAATGTGGTGGAGAAGAACCCGGCGATTCGTTATCTGCTGGGGGAGTCGGTCCCCTTGGACGGTGGTCGTGGTCCTGAAAAGTGGGCGTCCCCCCTGGTGGATGTTTTTCAACAACTACACCCTGACTGTAAAAACCGACGAACCTATCATGGGTGGGCGGGCCAACGGGAGGGGATGGCAAAAATTGATCATGTGTTTGTTTCCCGTGAACTGAAACCGCTGGCTGCTGAGATCTGTTATGATGAGCGTGAGGGCGTTTACCCATCCGATCACTATCCGGTGAGTGTCCGGGTGGCATGGCCTTGA
- the zwf gene encoding glucose-6-phosphate dehydrogenase, whose amino-acid sequence MKNPFRKDLVSRSRPEPCTVVIFGATGDLTHRKLVPALYNLQVEGALPAGVKMIGFARREKSDEEFRQGLEKLNKKVSRSGHDEAIWAEFAQNVHYHQSEFLDLDGYRRLSETLDAIDRERGGHGSRLFYIASSPSFFDDILENLKQAGLNQCNCGEGCWARVIVEKPFGTDLPTAQHLNRVVNRTFEEKDTYRIDHYLGKETAQNIMVLRFANAIFEPLWNNRSIDHIQITCSENLGMEGGRGGYYDKAGALRDMVQNHLLQLLSLVAMEPPTDLSADGVRDEKVKVLRSLRQWDTPELVEQNVVRAQYVAGHVDGENVVGYREEDRVDPESMTESYVALKILVDTWRWSGVPFYVRMGKQLPKKATEISIHFKEPPTVLFNALSGGVPGGNVLVIRIQPDEGISLRMVSKIPGSSLRMEPVKMDFHYSTSFGKGSPEAYERLLLDSMAGDATLFARRDEVEEAWKFIDHIERAWHEVKRPLKMSEYVAGTWGPKDADDLLARDGRKWRRL is encoded by the coding sequence ATGAAAAATCCATTTAGAAAAGATTTGGTGTCGCGATCTCGCCCGGAGCCTTGCACGGTAGTGATCTTTGGCGCAACCGGAGACCTGACCCATCGCAAGTTGGTGCCGGCTCTCTACAATTTGCAGGTTGAAGGGGCTTTGCCTGCGGGGGTGAAGATGATTGGTTTTGCCCGCAGAGAGAAGAGCGATGAGGAATTTCGCCAGGGCTTGGAAAAGCTGAATAAAAAGGTGTCCCGCAGTGGGCATGACGAGGCGATTTGGGCGGAGTTTGCGCAGAACGTGCATTACCACCAAAGTGAGTTTTTGGATCTTGATGGTTACCGGCGCTTGTCGGAGACGCTTGATGCAATTGACCGTGAGCGCGGTGGCCATGGTAGCCGCTTGTTTTACATCGCCAGTTCCCCGTCTTTTTTTGATGATATCCTCGAGAACCTGAAGCAGGCGGGCTTGAATCAATGCAACTGTGGAGAAGGTTGTTGGGCCAGGGTGATTGTGGAAAAACCATTTGGCACGGATCTGCCGACAGCCCAACATCTCAACCGGGTGGTCAACCGAACCTTTGAAGAAAAGGATACCTACCGGATCGACCATTACCTTGGGAAGGAAACCGCTCAGAACATCATGGTGCTGCGTTTTGCCAATGCCATTTTCGAACCCCTGTGGAATAACCGATCCATCGACCACATTCAAATCACTTGCTCGGAAAATCTGGGTATGGAAGGTGGCCGGGGCGGCTATTACGATAAGGCCGGAGCCTTACGCGATATGGTGCAGAACCACTTGTTGCAGTTGCTCAGCCTCGTGGCAATGGAACCGCCAACCGATCTCAGCGCAGATGGGGTGCGGGATGAAAAAGTCAAGGTGCTGCGCTCCTTACGGCAGTGGGATACCCCTGAGCTTGTGGAACAAAATGTGGTGCGTGCCCAGTATGTTGCGGGCCATGTCGATGGCGAAAATGTGGTGGGATACCGTGAAGAAGACCGGGTGGATCCAGAATCGATGACCGAGTCTTATGTGGCCTTGAAAATCTTGGTCGACACCTGGCGTTGGAGCGGGGTGCCCTTTTATGTGCGCATGGGCAAGCAGTTGCCTAAAAAAGCGACGGAGATATCGATTCACTTTAAGGAGCCACCCACGGTGTTGTTTAATGCTCTGTCCGGTGGAGTTCCGGGTGGGAATGTCTTGGTGATCCGGATTCAGCCCGACGAAGGGATTTCACTACGTATGGTTTCCAAAATCCCGGGGTCGAGCCTGCGTATGGAACCCGTGAAGATGGATTTCCACTATTCAACCAGCTTTGGTAAAGGAAGTCCGGAAGCCTACGAACGCCTCCTGTTGGATTCGATGGCTGGCGATGCCACTCTTTTTGCGCGCCGTGATGAAGTGGAGGAAGCCTGGAAATTTATCGATCACATTGAGCGTGCCTGGCATGAGGTCAAGCGGCCGCTGAAGATGTCCGAATACGTTGCCGGGACTTGGGGACCAAAGGATGCTGATGATTTGTTAGCTCGTGACGGGCGTAAGTGGAGAAGGTTGTAA
- a CDS encoding glucose-6-phosphate dehydrogenase assembly protein OpcA — translation MMMQESVQDEYSLALGKEVPIASIDKELHLLWEADKASTNASLINLAVYSEADGAIIRNSEVVQAITREHACRALLIGIDREASEASIRAWVTAHCHLSQGRKSVCCEQIAFQLTGKATGRLRNTVFAHLNSDLPLVFWWQGELSPIFGERLYSLIDRFIFDSSDWKSPLESFRCIEQVMEEVETLQPMDIEWTRSYHIRYAIAGLFDDPLAMRAAERMNRVRIVAHPKHRVAALQLLAWMAACTGWQRSMDLGLMASSPDDHYYFESREGVDVTAVIELHPEGPPIRLIEVSCADCLVSVSREPGSAYLQQKLDAEGHVIDRCTPAGSEDASELVMNQLSMGGKNSLYRMMMPVFLDLLGGEPELPSTMSVR, via the coding sequence ATGATGATGCAAGAATCTGTTCAAGACGAGTATAGTTTGGCATTGGGGAAAGAGGTTCCCATTGCTTCAATCGACAAGGAGTTGCATTTGTTATGGGAGGCCGACAAAGCCAGCACCAATGCTTCCTTGATTAATCTGGCGGTGTATTCCGAGGCGGATGGGGCGATTATCCGGAACTCGGAAGTGGTTCAGGCAATCACCCGTGAACATGCTTGTCGCGCCTTGTTGATCGGGATTGACCGCGAGGCTTCCGAGGCTTCGATCCGTGCCTGGGTCACGGCGCACTGTCATTTGTCCCAGGGTAGAAAAAGCGTTTGTTGTGAGCAGATTGCATTTCAGCTGACCGGTAAGGCGACGGGGCGACTGCGCAACACCGTATTTGCCCACCTCAATAGCGACTTGCCCCTCGTTTTTTGGTGGCAGGGGGAGTTGTCTCCGATTTTTGGTGAGCGGCTGTACAGTCTGATTGACCGCTTTATTTTTGATAGCTCCGATTGGAAGTCTCCCTTGGAGTCTTTCCGTTGTATTGAGCAGGTGATGGAGGAGGTTGAGACCTTGCAGCCGATGGACATCGAGTGGACCAGGAGTTACCACATTCGCTATGCCATCGCCGGCCTGTTCGATGACCCGCTGGCGATGCGGGCCGCTGAACGGATGAACCGGGTGCGCATCGTGGCCCATCCGAAGCACCGCGTCGCCGCGCTGCAGCTCTTGGCATGGATGGCCGCATGCACTGGATGGCAGCGAAGCATGGACCTCGGCTTGATGGCCAGTTCTCCGGACGACCACTATTATTTTGAAAGCCGTGAGGGTGTGGATGTTACGGCGGTGATCGAACTTCATCCTGAGGGCCCACCCATTCGTCTAATCGAAGTTTCTTGTGCCGACTGCCTTGTTTCGGTCAGCCGTGAGCCCGGGTCGGCTTATTTGCAGCAAAAGCTGGATGCTGAGGGTCATGTCATTGACCGTTGCACTCCGGCTGGAAGTGAGGATGCTTCCGAGTTGGTGATGAATCAGCTTTCGATGGGAGGAAAGAATTCACTCTATCGGATGATGATGCCGGTGTTTCTTGACCTGTTGGGTGGAGAGCCAGAGCTGCCATCCACCATGAGTGTTCGTTAG
- the thiS gene encoding sulfur carrier protein ThiS, with protein MITLTINGQEQRVAKNLNVKELLTILSLEDKPVVVELNRKALFPREYANTPVGDQDQLEIITIAAGG; from the coding sequence ATGATCACCTTGACTATCAATGGCCAGGAACAGCGGGTCGCCAAAAATCTCAACGTCAAAGAGCTGCTAACCATCCTATCACTGGAAGACAAACCCGTGGTCGTCGAACTCAACCGCAAGGCTCTCTTTCCACGGGAATACGCAAACACCCCCGTCGGCGATCAGGACCAACTTGAGATCATCACCATCGCCGCTGGAGGATAG
- the thiH gene encoding 2-iminoacetate synthase ThiH: MSFVDTFNAGKASPLLKKFEQLIAPKSGAELESMAVRSQSLTRKHFGKTIRLYAPLYVSNECVNNCSYCGFSRDNPILRTTLTIPQVVKEARHLHALGFRNILLVAGEHPKFVSDGYLQACIDAIKSFIPTVAIEVGPMEDHQYGELVEHGAEGLIVYQETYHRETYAQLHTAGPKKNFDWRLECPERAYAGGFRRIGIGALFGLADWKREALALASHLEYLYKHCWKASFNVSFPRMRPYAGNYQYQADPSLILNDRQFVQLLCAFRICFPQVGLVVSTREPAELRDALLPLGVTHMSAGSQTDPGGYTGAGTDDLHLTVKGRRVELDSPCTTKQQRATEQFTIDDNRSPQAIAELIRSHGYDPVWKDWDHGILNS; this comes from the coding sequence GTGAGCTTCGTGGACACATTCAATGCGGGAAAAGCATCCCCGCTGCTAAAAAAATTCGAGCAACTTATCGCCCCTAAATCGGGTGCCGAGCTCGAATCCATGGCCGTCCGCAGTCAATCCCTGACCCGCAAGCATTTCGGGAAAACCATCAGACTCTACGCGCCACTCTACGTTTCCAACGAGTGCGTCAACAACTGCAGCTACTGCGGGTTTTCAAGGGACAACCCGATCTTACGCACCACCCTGACCATCCCCCAAGTGGTCAAGGAAGCCAGACATCTGCACGCACTCGGGTTCCGCAATATTCTACTCGTCGCCGGCGAACACCCGAAGTTTGTCTCCGACGGCTACCTGCAAGCCTGCATCGATGCCATCAAATCCTTTATCCCGACGGTTGCCATCGAAGTCGGCCCGATGGAAGACCACCAATACGGAGAACTCGTCGAGCATGGAGCAGAAGGCCTGATCGTCTACCAGGAAACCTATCACCGGGAAACGTATGCCCAACTCCACACCGCAGGCCCGAAAAAGAACTTCGACTGGCGGTTGGAATGCCCGGAGCGTGCCTACGCCGGGGGCTTTCGCCGGATTGGGATCGGCGCCTTGTTCGGGCTCGCGGATTGGAAGCGTGAAGCACTCGCACTCGCCAGCCACCTCGAATACCTCTACAAACATTGCTGGAAAGCCTCCTTCAACGTCTCCTTCCCAAGAATGCGCCCCTACGCTGGCAACTACCAATACCAGGCCGACCCATCACTGATCCTCAACGACCGCCAATTCGTTCAGCTCCTCTGCGCATTCCGAATCTGTTTCCCGCAAGTGGGCCTGGTCGTCAGCACCCGGGAGCCTGCCGAACTTCGCGATGCCCTACTGCCACTCGGCGTCACCCACATGTCCGCAGGATCCCAAACCGATCCCGGTGGCTATACCGGCGCCGGAACCGACGACCTCCACCTGACCGTCAAAGGCCGCCGGGTGGAACTCGACTCCCCATGCACCACAAAACAGCAACGGGCGACCGAACAATTCACCATCGATGACAACCGCAGCCCGCAAGCCATCGCTGAGCTCATTCGCAGTCACGGCTACGACCCCGTATGGAAAGACTGGGACCACGGCATCCTCAACTCCTGA
- a CDS encoding nuclear transport factor 2 family protein: protein MSTQTTSPAVQAAWKTIEEWITRVHTKDIPQVVALYSPKDCAFWGTFGDHLRQSQEEVKTYFDSFLDCESISCRILECAGRELTPEVVSFSGTYAFDIVKQAGEPKQVAIGRFTYTVRLDPDTQQWLLVEHHSSLMPENGY, encoded by the coding sequence ATGAGCACTCAAACCACATCCCCTGCCGTCCAAGCCGCCTGGAAAACCATCGAAGAATGGATCACCCGCGTCCATACCAAGGATATCCCCCAGGTTGTTGCACTCTACAGCCCCAAAGACTGCGCCTTCTGGGGCACCTTCGGTGACCACCTGCGCCAAAGCCAGGAAGAAGTCAAAACCTACTTCGACTCGTTTCTCGATTGTGAATCCATCTCCTGCCGAATCCTCGAATGCGCTGGCCGGGAACTCACCCCCGAAGTCGTCAGCTTCAGTGGAACCTACGCGTTTGACATCGTCAAACAAGCGGGTGAACCCAAGCAAGTGGCCATCGGCCGCTTTACCTACACGGTGAGACTCGACCCCGACACCCAGCAGTGGCTACTGGTCGAACACCACTCGTCCCTGATGCCTGAAAACGGCTATTAA
- a CDS encoding MotA/TolQ/ExbB proton channel family protein produces the protein MLELVDDGGPFVYVLGVLAFVSMFLILERIFFFQKVRINVGDLLLGLANHVRKGAFAEALHEAARAPGPAARVAHAVLMRKNLPRRDLRDVAQEAGQLEVPRMERNLRGLYGIALVAPLVGMLGTISSLVMFFMEMSEDKGFSSASAMSRGVYQALVTSGLGLAISVAVFLFYLFFYGRVKRMVHRIERTGIEMVNIICDAREQGDIVSFRDEADDVVAKKQSKK, from the coding sequence ATGTTGGAGCTGGTAGATGACGGAGGACCATTTGTGTATGTGCTGGGTGTGCTGGCATTTGTCAGTATGTTTTTGATCCTGGAGAGGATCTTTTTTTTCCAGAAGGTTCGAATCAATGTCGGCGATTTACTTTTGGGTTTGGCCAATCATGTGCGTAAGGGGGCCTTTGCCGAGGCCTTGCATGAGGCGGCGCGGGCACCGGGGCCAGCAGCCCGTGTGGCGCATGCTGTGTTGATGCGTAAGAATTTGCCGCGCCGGGATTTGCGGGATGTGGCTCAGGAAGCGGGGCAGTTGGAAGTGCCGCGCATGGAGCGTAATTTGCGGGGATTGTATGGGATTGCCTTGGTTGCCCCCTTGGTTGGGATGTTGGGGACCATCAGTAGTCTGGTGATGTTTTTTATGGAGATGAGCGAGGACAAGGGCTTTTCTTCGGCGTCGGCGATGTCGCGTGGGGTGTATCAGGCATTGGTGACCAGCGGGCTCGGCTTGGCGATCTCAGTTGCGGTGTTTTTGTTTTATCTTTTTTTCTACGGGCGGGTGAAGCGGATGGTGCATCGGATTGAGCGCACTGGCATTGAGATGGTGAATATTATTTGTGATGCACGTGAGCAGGGGGATATCGTTTCCTTTCGGGATGAGGCGGATGACGTTGTGGCGAAAAAACAGAGCAAGAAATAG
- a CDS encoding ExbD/TolR family protein, translating to MKLEMTLPSKPGFLHVLPGVDLLALVLMFPLLGSSFVRQAGMEVTVHESPWRYDQMDNPVVITLGAGEQTPMWVNKKQVEMDQLEREIKRVLQAEGGKSITTAVVRSDVGVPSGVEKEVIIRIQKMGLNCGLVGRPAGK from the coding sequence ATGAAGCTGGAGATGACATTGCCATCGAAGCCGGGGTTCTTGCATGTTCTCCCCGGTGTGGATTTGCTGGCATTGGTGTTGATGTTTCCCTTGCTTGGTTCCTCGTTTGTCCGTCAGGCGGGCATGGAGGTGACGGTGCACGAGTCTCCGTGGCGCTATGATCAGATGGATAACCCGGTAGTGATTACTCTGGGGGCAGGTGAGCAAACACCAATGTGGGTCAATAAAAAGCAGGTTGAAATGGATCAGCTGGAACGTGAAATCAAGCGCGTGCTTCAGGCCGAAGGTGGAAAGTCGATTACGACGGCTGTGGTCAGGTCGGATGTCGGGGTGCCGAGTGGGGTGGAAAAGGAAGTGATTATCCGGATTCAGAAGATGGGTTTGAACTGCGGCTTGGTCGGACGTCCAGCCGGGAAGTGA